The Ciconia boyciana chromosome 22, ASM3463844v1, whole genome shotgun sequence genome has a window encoding:
- the LOC140662659 gene encoding LOW QUALITY PROTEIN: olfactory receptor 10A7-like (The sequence of the model RefSeq protein was modified relative to this genomic sequence to represent the inferred CDS: deleted 1 base in 1 codon; substituted 1 base at 1 genomic stop codon) — MNHTEKVGRRNCTTVTMFILLGLFRHTELQILFFFMFLLIYTIAIIGNSIIIIFTVHPSFYTPMYFFLRVLSFMDICTTSVILPKMLVNFHSQDKSISYTGCAAQLYFLIFLAAAECYLLVAMAYDRYMAICNSLRYTIMMNRRVCVSLVLLSFLTGNVSVVQTAWVFTLPFXGPSKIDYFFCNLSPLITLLCTEITLYEIQAMSTTVLIIFTPFSLILLSYIFIISRILTMPSAKGRYKTFCTCSSHFLVVMLYYGSGSLIYLRPKFSYPQDTKKVLALVYTTITPMLNSIIYSLRNKNVKSILRTMLRKVRKM; from the exons ATGAACCATACAGAAAAAGTTGGTAGAAGGAACTGCACCACAGTAACCATGTTCATTCTCCTGGGCCTCTTCAGACACACTGAGCTGCagatcttgtttttcttcatgtttctcCTGATTTACACTATTGCTATCATTGGGAACAGCATTATCATCATTTTCACAGTTCACCCATCCTTTTATACACCCATGTACTTTTTTCTCAGGGTCCTCTCCTTCATGGATATTTGTACTACTTCAGTCATTTTACCCAAGATGTTAGTGAATTTTCATTCACAGGACAAGAGCATTTCCTACACAGGCTGTGCTGCCCAGCtgtatttcctgatttttctagCAGCTGCTGAGTGCTATCTTCTTGTTGCCATGGCTTATGACCGTTACATGGCCATTTGCAACTCCCTGAGATACACAATTATGATGAACAGAAGGGTTTGTgtttccctagtcctgctgtCTTTCCTCACTGGTAATGTGTCAGTGGTGCAAACTGCTTGGGTATTCACATTGCCATTTTGAGGCCCTAGCAAGATTGACTATTTCTTCTGCAATCTCTCACCACTTATTACACTTCTGTGCACTGAAATAACTCTGTATGAAATTCAGGCCATGTCAACCACAGTGTTGATCATTTTCACCCCATTTTCTCTCATCCTTCTGTCCTACATCTTCATCATCTCCAGGATTTTGACCATGCCCTCTGCAAAGGGAAGATACAAGACCTTCTGCACCTGTTCTTCCCATTTCCTAGTGGTGATGCTGTACTATGGGAGTGGCAGCCTGATTTACCTAAGACCCAAGTTCAGCTATCCACAAGATACTAAAAAAGTGCTGGCTTTAGTGTACACAACCATAACC CCAATGTTAAACTCAATTATTTACAGCTTGAGAAATAAGAatgtgaaaagcattttaagaacaATGCTGAGGAAGGtgaggaaaatgtaa